Proteins found in one Streptococcus iniae genomic segment:
- a CDS encoding tetratricopeptide repeat protein yields MLNSEKMILSIERQDLAHAKKYFAKALKNDDDDSLLSLGQYLESIGFLQEAKVIYVKLAPKYPEVNINLAQIVAEDDAIEEAFLYLDHISKDSPDYLNALLVMADLYDLEGLTDVAKEKLLEASQISDDPLILFGLAEIELDLGQFQEAITNYSKLDNRDILELTGISTYQRIGRAYASLGKFEAAIEFLEKAISIEYDDDTVYELATLLVDQEEYQKANLYFKQLEAMNPDFQGYEFVYAKSLHEEHKTQEALRLTQQALRKNAFDGQLLLLASQLSYELHDVEAAENYLLSAKEVALDDEEVMMRLSTLYLDLERYDDLLAYADGDWDNVLTKWNMAKAYHASDLEEQALTIYQAIEADLKDNPEFLSEYAYLLREFGMRDKAKEIVIAYLSQVPDDLNMQAFLEELSE; encoded by the coding sequence ATGTTGAATAGTGAAAAGATGATTTTGTCCATTGAGCGACAAGACTTAGCACATGCCAAAAAGTATTTTGCCAAAGCATTAAAAAATGATGACGATGATAGTTTGCTTTCGTTAGGTCAGTATCTAGAGAGCATTGGATTTTTACAAGAAGCTAAGGTTATTTATGTGAAGCTTGCTCCAAAATATCCAGAGGTTAATATTAATTTAGCCCAGATTGTGGCAGAAGATGATGCTATCGAAGAGGCTTTCTTATATCTTGATCACATCTCTAAGGATAGCCCAGACTACCTTAATGCTCTATTGGTCATGGCTGATTTATATGATTTAGAGGGATTAACTGACGTGGCTAAAGAAAAGTTACTTGAAGCAAGTCAGATTAGTGATGATCCCTTAATTCTATTTGGCCTTGCGGAAATTGAATTAGATTTAGGTCAGTTTCAGGAAGCTATCACTAATTATTCAAAATTGGATAATCGTGATATTTTAGAACTAACGGGTATTTCTACCTATCAACGTATTGGTCGCGCTTATGCCAGCCTTGGAAAATTTGAAGCAGCAATTGAGTTTTTGGAAAAGGCCATTAGTATTGAATATGATGATGACACTGTTTATGAATTGGCAACACTTTTAGTTGACCAAGAAGAATACCAAAAGGCAAATCTCTATTTTAAACAACTAGAAGCCATGAATCCGGATTTTCAAGGTTATGAGTTTGTTTATGCTAAGAGTTTACACGAGGAGCATAAGACACAAGAAGCTTTAAGATTGACTCAACAGGCCTTACGTAAAAATGCTTTTGATGGGCAATTGTTATTATTAGCTTCTCAATTATCTTATGAATTGCATGATGTTGAAGCTGCAGAGAATTATTTGTTGAGTGCAAAAGAAGTGGCCCTTGATGACGAGGAAGTGATGATGCGTTTATCAACCTTGTATCTTGATTTGGAACGCTATGATGATTTACTAGCTTATGCAGATGGAGACTGGGATAATGTTTTAACCAAGTGGAATATGGCAAAAGCTTATCATGCAAGTGATTTAGAAGAGCAAGCATTGACAATCTATCAAGCAATTGAAGCTGATTTGAAAGATAACCCAGAATTCTTGTCAGAATATGCATACTTGCTTAGAGAATTTGGAATGAGAGATAAGGCTAAAGAAATTGTGATTGCCTACTTAAGTCAAGTTCCTGACGATTTAAACATGCAGGCATTCTTAGAAGAACTATCTGAATAG
- a CDS encoding NFACT RNA binding domain-containing protein, protein MSFDGFFLHHLTKELQEALLFGRIQKVNQPYERELILTIRNHRQNYKLLLSAHPVFGRLQITKSDFQNPQVPNTFTMIMRKYLQGAVIESFQQLDNDRIIEISVSNKNEIGDAIKATLMVEIMGKHSNIILIDKTENKIIESIKHVGFSQNSYRTILPGSAYIQPPSSSAKNPFTILDEKLFEILQTQELSPANLQKQFQGLGRDTASQLAQSLTDQKLKQFRAFFQKPLQPNLTEKSFSAVSFTDSRQAFDSLSELLDYFYQEKAERDRVKQQASDLIHRVQNELSKNKTKLGKQKAELAATDNAEDFRQKGELLTTYLSQVPNNKDEVTLDNYYSGQKIMISLDPALTPNQNAQRYFKKYQKLKEAVKHLHNLIEETKQTITYFESVDYNLSQASMDEIEDIREELVEAGFVKYRVKDKRHKRKKPESYLASDGKTIIMVGRNNLQNEELTFKMAKKGELWFHAKDIPGSHVMIKDNLTPSDDVKTEAAELAAYFSKARLSNLVQVDMIEAKKLHKPSGSKPGFVTYTGQKTLRVTPEADKIQAMKERLKQKN, encoded by the coding sequence AAAAGGTCAATCAGCCCTATGAAAGGGAATTGATTTTAACCATTCGTAATCATCGCCAAAACTATAAACTCCTCTTATCGGCTCATCCAGTTTTTGGTCGCCTTCAAATTACTAAATCTGATTTTCAGAATCCTCAAGTCCCAAACACGTTTACCATGATTATGCGTAAATACCTTCAAGGGGCTGTTATTGAAAGTTTCCAACAACTTGACAATGACCGTATCATCGAAATCAGTGTGTCAAATAAAAATGAAATTGGTGATGCTATCAAAGCAACCTTGATGGTTGAAATCATGGGAAAACACAGTAACATCATCTTGATTGATAAAACTGAAAATAAAATTATTGAATCCATCAAGCATGTCGGCTTTTCTCAGAATTCTTACAGAACAATCCTGCCTGGCTCTGCCTATATTCAGCCGCCTAGTAGCTCTGCTAAAAACCCCTTTACTATTTTAGATGAAAAATTATTTGAAATATTGCAAACACAAGAGTTAAGCCCTGCTAATTTACAAAAACAGTTTCAAGGCCTTGGAAGAGATACAGCAAGCCAGTTAGCACAATCCTTAACTGATCAAAAACTAAAACAGTTCCGAGCATTCTTTCAAAAACCCCTTCAGCCAAACCTCACTGAAAAATCCTTTTCTGCTGTTTCTTTCACTGATTCAAGACAAGCTTTTGATAGTCTTTCTGAGCTACTGGATTATTTTTATCAAGAAAAAGCTGAACGCGATCGCGTCAAGCAACAGGCTAGTGATTTGATCCATCGGGTCCAAAACGAACTCAGTAAAAACAAAACAAAATTAGGAAAACAAAAAGCTGAACTTGCTGCAACTGATAATGCCGAAGACTTCCGACAAAAAGGAGAGTTGTTAACCACCTACTTATCACAGGTGCCAAATAATAAGGACGAGGTCACTTTAGACAATTACTACAGTGGCCAAAAGATTATGATTTCACTTGATCCGGCTTTAACACCGAATCAAAATGCCCAACGCTACTTTAAAAAATATCAAAAATTAAAAGAAGCTGTTAAACACCTTCACAATTTAATTGAAGAGACTAAGCAAACCATTACTTATTTTGAAAGTGTTGATTATAACTTATCTCAAGCTAGTATGGATGAAATTGAAGACATTCGTGAAGAACTTGTAGAGGCTGGATTTGTAAAATATCGCGTTAAAGACAAGCGACACAAACGTAAAAAACCTGAATCATACTTAGCAAGTGATGGCAAAACCATCATCATGGTGGGGAGAAATAACTTACAAAATGAGGAATTAACCTTTAAAATGGCTAAAAAAGGGGAACTTTGGTTCCATGCTAAAGATATCCCTGGTAGCCATGTTATGATCAAAGATAACCTAACCCCTAGTGATGACGTTAAAACTGAGGCTGCCGAATTAGCAGCTTATTTCTCAAAAGCACGATTGTCCAATTTAGTTCAAGTTGATATGATTGAAGCTAAAAAACTGCATAAACCAAGTGGCTCAAAACCTGGTTTTGTTACCTATACAGGTCAAAAAACCTTACGCGTAACACCTGAGGCAGATAAGATTCAAGCTATGAAAGAAAGACTAAAGCAAAAAAATTGA